In Fimbriimonadales bacterium, a genomic segment contains:
- a CDS encoding prepilin-type N-terminal cleavage/methylation domain-containing protein — MRKQVNKFHSAFTLIELLVVIAIIAILAAILFPVFQRAKESAKRAACLTQAQQLGMAVSMYTDSHDGNYPMAANFGLPPEDPLRIWTMQVFPYVNNRQIFICPSTDGKFAADWATRGEMTIGFTQATAYDANGCDEGSFDPDVCEGFTTVASIIKLEEPSRVALFADTPGGPLSLKYRGYLFSPYNGLDNPNYPELGLPLISDRDLVLELQNLPPGKLKPIWARHQRTGRDDGFTNVIFGDGHAKGYSARMILAMENGANIIWRFRL, encoded by the coding sequence ATGCGCAAACAAGTGAATAAATTCCATTCGGCTTTCACTCTAATCGAACTTCTCGTCGTCATTGCCATTATCGCGATTCTTGCTGCGATACTTTTTCCCGTTTTCCAACGGGCGAAGGAGTCTGCAAAACGAGCTGCATGTCTTACACAAGCCCAGCAACTCGGCATGGCGGTGAGCATGTACACAGATTCTCATGACGGAAATTATCCGATGGCTGCAAACTTCGGGCTCCCCCCTGAAGATCCCTTAAGAATTTGGACTATGCAAGTCTTCCCTTACGTGAATAACCGTCAAATTTTTATCTGTCCGAGTACAGATGGAAAGTTTGCTGCAGATTGGGCTACGCGCGGAGAGATGACTATCGGTTTCACGCAAGCGACTGCTTACGACGCGAATGGTTGCGATGAGGGCTCTTTCGACCCGGATGTATGCGAAGGCTTCACGACGGTTGCATCTATTATCAAACTCGAAGAGCCGAGCCGGGTCGCGCTTTTCGCTGATACTCCCGGTGGTCCGCTATCGTTAAAGTACCGAGGATATCTTTTTAGCCCTTACAATGGCCTCGATAACCCAAATTATCCCGAATTAGGATTACCTCTTATTTCTGATCGAGACTTGGTTTTAGAACTTCAGAACCTGCCTCCAGGAAAACTAAAGCCCATCTGGGCAAGGCATCAAAGAACAGGCCGTGACGATGGTTTTACGAACGTGATTTTCGGAGATGGGCATGCGAAAGGCTACAGCGCACGCATGATCCTCGCTATGGAAAACGGCGCGAATATCATCTGGCGATTCCGTCTTTAG
- a CDS encoding sigma-70 family RNA polymerase sigma factor, producing the protein MLRPKERMLSEASRSSSPIEDADAILVRRFIAGDSRAFDEIYDRYKEKVYVIAKGILLNPEDASDAVQETFTLIYNNLPKFGQRSRLSTWIFRIAVNTAIQISRRLKYRSRIRPLEEAEELTKEVEEEKDTSKVYRALATLKPDDRAVLTMFYWENMSLEDIGEALKCGANAAKTRLYRARERFKERYELLEKQSKSEE; encoded by the coding sequence TTGTTACGTCCTAAAGAAAGAATGTTATCCGAAGCGTCTCGTAGTTCTAGTCCCATCGAGGATGCCGATGCTATTCTCGTCCGTCGCTTCATCGCGGGGGATTCTCGAGCATTCGATGAAATCTACGACCGCTACAAAGAAAAAGTTTACGTAATTGCAAAAGGAATACTGCTCAATCCGGAAGATGCTTCCGATGCCGTTCAAGAAACCTTTACGCTGATTTACAACAATCTGCCCAAATTCGGGCAGCGTAGTCGACTGAGCACGTGGATTTTCCGAATCGCAGTCAATACCGCAATTCAAATAAGCCGCAGGCTGAAATACCGCAGTCGAATCAGACCGTTGGAGGAGGCAGAGGAACTTACAAAAGAGGTCGAGGAAGAAAAGGACACCTCTAAGGTCTATCGAGCATTAGCAACGCTAAAACCCGACGATAGGGCTGTTCTAACGATGTTTTACTGGGAAAACATGTCTCTGGAAGATATCGGGGAAGCCCTGAAATGCGGTGCGAATGCGGCAAAGACGAGACTCTACCGAGCAAGAGAGCGTTTCAAGGAAAGATATGAGTTACTGGAAAAACAATCTAAGAGCGAGGAATGA